A window from Zingiber officinale cultivar Zhangliang chromosome 7A, Zo_v1.1, whole genome shotgun sequence encodes these proteins:
- the LOC122001417 gene encoding 3beta-hydroxysteroid-dehydrogenase/decarboxylase-like isoform X3, whose product MAIADPDRPPTSADLAICTVVFGHSTFLGRSLVSSLLSSGRWTARVADTLPPPSPGPIHPDLASYCHVDVTDPSSLRSAVAGAVAVFLVDPLPSFPSRPPAGDFPRLHELSVIGAKSLISACRQSGVRRLVYTGSADVVFDGENDVCDADESLPYPDAYEDAINELRMQVEVLVLSANGMDDLLTCALRPSIIFGPEDPYFVHFIVKEARSGIAKFVIGNGKNICDCTYIDNVVHANLSVESALSSSPASVAGKPFFITNDEPVELWEFISYILENLGYKRPTFHIPAKLVLLVISLLKRVGDKLNGGVSSHVLSAATVHTLSSSRTFDCSKAKNQFGYSSIVSFQKGLDLTVKSLPRLEDLGNSQETRSEADRMLGSGVVADILLWRDEKKTFALVVTLFVLFYWLFLSGKTFVASSARILMVVCLSLFIHGILPSQMFGFNLKKIPSSCFEVSESTMRCIFLTLASLWNQGILAMRLLAQGDDWSIFFKIISLRGS is encoded by the exons ATGGCGATCGCCGATCCCGACCGTCCTCCGACCTCTGCGGATCTCGCGATCTGCACGGTTGTCTTCGGCCATTCCACATTCCTTGGTCGATCTCTCGTCTCCTCCCTCCTCAGCTCCGGCCGCTGGACCGCCCGGGTCGCCGACACCCTCCCCCCTCCCTCTCCCGGCCCGATCCACCCAGACCTGGCGTCCTACTGCCATGTCGACGTCACCGATCCCTCTAGCCTTCGTTCCGCCGTCGCTGGCGCTGTTGCCGTCTTTCTCGTTGATCCCCTCCCTTCCTTTCCCTCGCGGCCGCCAGCTGGGGACTTCCCGCGCCTCCATGAACTTTCCGTTATCGGCGCCAAAAGCCTCATCTCCGCATGCCGGCAGTCAGGCGTCCGGCGCCTCGTGTATACTGGCTCCGCAGACGTCGTCTTTGACGGGGAGAATGATGTTTGCGACGCCGACGAGTCGTTGCCCTACCCTGATGCG TATGAGGATGCGATAAATGAACTTCGGATGCAAGTGGAGGTACTGGTGTTGAGTGCTAATGGAATGGATGACTTGTTGACCTGCGCACTACGGCCAAGCATTATTTTTGGGCCAGAAGACCCATATTTCGTGCACTTTATTGTGAAGGAAGCTAGATCTGGAATAGCGAAG TTTGTCATAGGAAATGGTAAAAATATTTGTGATTGCACCTACATAGACAATGTGGTGCATGCCAACCTTTCTGTGGAATCTGCTCTTAGTTCGTCACCAGCTTCTGTTGCTGGAAAG ccattttttattacaaatgacGAACCAGTAGAGCTATGGGAGTTCATTTCTTACATATTAGAGAATCTGGGGTACAAAAG GCCTACCTTTCACATTCCTGCCAAGCTTGTATTGCTAGTTATCTCACTTTTGAAGAGGGTTGGCGACAAGTTGAATGGTGGAGTATCTAGTCATGTTCTTTCTGCTGCCACTGTGCATACGCTCTCTAGCTCGAGGACATTTGATTGTTCAAAAGCTAAGAACCAATTTGGTTACTCATCCATTGTTTCATTTCAG AAAGGTCTAGATTTGACTGTGAAATCACTCCCACGATTAGAAGACTTGGGTAATTCACAAGAGACCAGATCAGAAGCGGATAGAATGTTGGGAAGTGGAGTAG tggcTGATATACTTCTGTGGAGGGATGAAAAGAAGACATTTGCTTTGGTAGTTACCTTGTTCGTGCTATTCTATTGGCTATTCCTTTCTGGGAAAACTTTTGTTGCATCAAGTGCCAGAATCCTTATGGTGGTTTGTCTATCTCTTTTTATCCATGGAATTCTTCCTTCACAAAT GTTTGGTTTCAACCTTAAGAAGATACCCTCCTCCTGTTTTGAAGTCTCAGAATCAACTATGAGATGCATTTTTTTGACTTTAGCATCCTTGTGGAATCAAGGAATTTTAGCAATGAGGTTGCTAGCTCAAGGTGATGACTGGAGTATTTTCTTCAAG